The following DNA comes from Nitrososphaerales archaeon.
TATTTTATACATGATCCTATTTCATAGACAGGCAAAAATCACGCCATGTTTATGCTTCGATAAAGCCGACGAGGCAGTTAATCTCTATATTTCAATTTTCAAGAATGCTAAGATATTGAGCATTGCTTACTGGGTAGAACTCTCGATCCTTTCACGCTTACCATTAGGATATTTGACCGTAGTCTGTAGGGAGCACAAAAACGGTAACATTTCAGCTATTCGGACAAGGATTCATGGCAGTAAATGGTGCATCTCTCTTCAAATTCAGTGATAGCATCTAGCTAATGGTAAAATATGAGACACAAGAAGGAAAAGACGAGCTATGGGACATATTGGCCCAGAAAGTTGAAAACTGGCATGTGGCCGGTTGAGAAACAATCATGTGTCTCATGACAAGTCATCACCACTGCTTTGGGAGTGATGATCAACGATCCCGATCCCAAAAATCGGTGTCAGAAAGGTTGTTAATCAGTTCATATAACAACACTAGGTTTCTGGAATCCAACCTTTACGGATAAGACTCGCATCTTCCTCATTGCCAATACCAGTTGCGTATCTCCATAGATCCTCTTCATCAGAATACACCATTCGCTGTATGCTTGCAAGTGCCTCCAACTCATGCTGAACACCATCAACACTGTCAGAACACGATTTACAAAACCTGCATTTGATGTCCAATTGCACTTCCTTACCACCATTTATGACAGGATATGCTTTACATGCCAACGGTCTATTTTCGTATATCATGCACCTGTATCCCCCATGGGGAGAACGTTCATCGCTAACCGTGTCAAGAAAAGGGCAGAGATCGCCATTTTCCTTAATTCCCATCAATTGGTACGCAATTACATTCTTAGGACCTATCTTCTTTCCATTTCTGTACTCACTCCCTACGCCTATTCGAGGTAGAACTGTCAGTGTTTTACCCAACTTCTTGGCAAGTTGCATAATCCTTTCTCTTTCAGATGGTAAGAGCAAAACACCAATCTTACCGTGACTTTTATCTGGATAGTATTCCCTATAGATGCAACAGTCGGAACAGTTCTCTACGCATTTGAATTGCACAGTTGTATTAACTGTAGTACATAAAATAAACCGTTCAGTCTCGCTTCGTTCGTAGCGCTTCGTTGCAACGCCAAATTATGCTACCTTCTTCCACATCAGACTCCTGCAGGAATTGAACATCGGTTATATTCTTGGTATTTTTCAATATATGCAGCGTATATGAATCGCCTTTCGGCCTGTAAACCGCCTGTCCCAAGAAAGCGCGTCCCCTGTAAGTATTTTTAAATTTCTTATAATATTCAGATACTTGTAGTGTTTTTACAAAAACCCAAGTAGTTTCCAAAATACGCGTTTCACAATACATGATGAATCTATACATTTTATTAACCTCCACAAACCTAATCTTGATCTCATCATCTATCCACCATTTAAGCACTTCATGCCATATCTTCGATGCATCACTCCTGTTTTTATATAAGATTAGCAGCATTGTATACGGATCCTGTTGTCTATATCCAACGCCTAAAAAGTCATGGAACCATATGATGCCTTTACTCAAGATGTATCGAGAGTAAATATTCTATTTATTAATTAAGACTAACGTTCCTATCCGTTCCGAAGTATTCCTAAAATATCCTAAAAGTTATATAATGTGGTGTAGAAGGGATGACAAATTATAAGGGATAGGTGAGATTGGAGTTGGTCATATCATATAGAAATGGAATCCAGATAGTTGGAGATGTATTGAGAATCACTAATGAATTTGGATTACAGGGCGTCAATATAACACTCCTTCTCAGGAAAGCTAACCTTTCGTATAACAGGCTCTCAAAACTTTCACAGCAGCTCATGAGTGCTGGCTTGCTGGAGGAAAAGATGGAGGAGGGCAAACGCCTCTACCTTATAACAGAAAAAGGTCGAGAATACCTGAAGACATACGAACAGTTCGAGTCGCTGGCTACATCGTTTGGGCTGGAACTTTAACTCGTTTAATACAGGACAGCTATAGTCACAATGATGCACTGTAGGTATGGTGGGAATAATAGAATAAGATATCTAACTACGTTATCTGTTCTAATACTGCTACTATCAAACCCACTTTTCTATGATATACGTGATATTAACGCCCAACAAGTGCAGCTGATTGTTTCTGCTGCTCAAGATCCCGGTCAAAATAATATATTCTTTGGCCCGCAAATAGTGCAGATCGTAATTGATGATCCTAACGCGAGGAACCCCGATACTAATACTGGTGGATTGATTGTAAAGGGTCAGCAGATGCAGAGAGTTCACCTAAGCGATGGACGATGGTATGCCTTCATAGCAGAGCGGGATTCGTTTCTGTTGCTCTTGGATATGATTACAGATGGCGTAAGGGATAATAGGATAGCTGTAAGCAATCCTGATGACGCTGACAATAGAAACACGATAGGTTCCATTACAGTCACATTTGGAAATGCAGATAGTTTTGTCAGGGAAATAACGGAAGTTGGCAATAATATGTTCATCGAGGTTGATAAGAATGATATCTTTCCCACTTTACCTGAACCGTTCACAGGTCCAACGGCAATAAATTCAGACCTTGACATTAATCCATCCGCGGAACCTGAAATTGATTGGCTATACATACGATTATTTGGTATTCAGGAAACTAACATTCTAGATGTAAGGCTTGACAATACCAGTGTGAGTTTGACATATAATAGATTTTATAACGACATTCGAGTAAGCTTGGACAGGACTTCATATCCCGTTGACTCCCAGATAATAATGGGCTTCAAGGATTTCATGTGGAACATTAACCCTGTTGAGGAGGATGTAGTAAGGTTTGTAATTAATAAGAATACTGGCAGACCTGATAGAATAATATACCAACCGTTAAGAAATTTCGATCCAGCTAATAACGGTGTTAACCTGTTCGATGTTCTTCCTACGTTTTCGCTTCTGAAGTTCGATAGTAGGCAAATGTTTGAAGTTAACGGCATAGGTAACTTGAAGTATACGCAAGTTTTTAATTCCTCCACAAATACTATTGCTGAATTTCCTGACCCTGGCATACTGATAGATGTTATGACTCCGAATCAGTCTCCTGTGATAACATTCATAGAAAGAGATCCTAATACCTCGATATTCGAGTCAATAGATGAGACCAAGGGCAGCAGATCCAATGTCTTTGCTGGGAAGAGGGACGCATCTACTAGCATAGATTATTTCGATATAATTGCTACCGCTTCCATGATCACGCAAGATGCTTTCATCACTTTAGATAAGGAGATATATGATTCGGGTGACCGTGCTATATTTACAATAGCCGATCAGGATCTAAACAGGCGTAGTACTGTAAGTGAAAGACATGATGGCATACAGTCAAAGGCATTCATTATGGTAGGAAGACCTTTCCCACTTACCAATAACGGTTCATTTGACACACTCCCTAAAGATAGTGCTGGTAACTTTCTGGCAAATAGCATTCGAGCTGTCAAATTCAGCACTGGAGCTGGTGGTACCGCTGAGCAGGTAGATTTCGATGGTGGTGGCGCAGATTTTTCTGCAAACAGCGGTGACATAGATAACAGGAGTCCCGTTAAAACGGATTTTCTCGCATCGGATTTCAGCACAACAAACATAGGTGCAAGTCAACCGACGGCTTTCATAATTAATAGCAATGTTAAACTGTCAGACCTCTCTGCAACTGCCACATTTACAATGACAAAGAGGGAATTACTTGGGAATGCAGATCCATTCATACGGACAGTATCAAACCTAAAGCCACAGGTATCTTCTACTTTTGTTTCAGCTGCAAATGATGAAAAAATAACTATAACATTTCCACAATACAACTTGGTTTACATAAACCTGTCAAAGCTGAACGCGATATTTGCCAAAGCGTTTGTTGAGGTAGAAGCTTCTAACGGTTTACAGGTGATAACACAGATGGTCGACTTTGAACCATTTGATGATGAGGATATTAACGGCGATTCAATTTTTGATCGTGATCCATTGCAAAGTACATCTGGTTTTGGCAGTTTCAGGGTCCTTGATTTCATTAATGTTGACTGGAATGGTGACAGCATAGTAGGTGATGCCGCTGATATTGCACAGCTCAACAACATTAGGTTAAAATTCACTGTCATAATTACGGACAGTGCTAATACACCTCTACCAATAACACCTGCAAATCACCAAGTAGTTCTTGACGTAGGAGGCCTAGGTGTTATACGTGCTGAAGATGGAACATCGGCTAGTATAAGGGTTGATACGACAGAACACTTGGTCTATAGACCAGAAATAAAGGAAGAGAGTGAGAACTCCGGTAACTTTATAGGAAGAACCGACTTTATGACAGTACTTCACAATGACAGGGTTCAGAATATACTTCGTGAAATTAATGTAATTGGAGATCCGCTTAGGATATGGCTGCCAAACAGGTTCATACCTCCTAATAGACTTGCAGTGTCATATACCGATGTAGATGTTTCTGGCAACTTTAGGCAAGTGTCAGCTACCTTCATCTATGAAACGAGAGATGGGGTGGTCATGTGGGATCGCAATCAATACAGGTTCAGCCAAGTTGCATTCCTTACGCTTAAAGATCCAGATCTAAATAGAAAACCTGATGCGATTGAGCAGTATGCTATACCAGAGGGCGGGTTCCTCTTTTTAGAATTTGATAAACAGAAGGCTAGCATAGAGTGCAAGAATCTTGCACCTGTCCCTGCCGAATGCATTTCCAAATTTATCGAAGCTACGTTAAAGGAGACAGCGCCCAATAGCGGAGAGTTCAGAGCACAGATAACCATGCCTGAGAGGGTTCTACTCGAAAATGGGAATGTTATAAGAACATTCAAGTCAGACATACGTGCAGTATATGTTGATGCTAGGGATTCTTCATCCAATGTGAATCAATTCCATGCTACTGCATTGATACGTTCTGATATCGATCCGTCACAACCACAGCAGGAGCCTATAACTAAAAACCCAGCTGTTATAGAGAGAGGTTCTGTAAAGATCGAATTAGATAAATCGGATTACCATCCCTATAGCAGAGTATACATAACTGTAACAGCGAAGGACAGGAACATAGATGTGTTCAGGAGTGATATTATCTTCATAGCAATATCAAGGCAATCAGAGGGGAAAGGTCTTCTAAACTATAAGCTAACAGAGACTGGTGTGAACACTGGTGTGTTTGCAGGCTATGTTGACTTGCGTGGAGCAGATGGAAGGGATGGAGGAATAGGACCTAGAGATGGCGTAATGCGTATGAATTCTAGCGATACCTTGCAGATCAGCTTTAACCAAGTTACATTAAGCGTTCCCATACAATACAATGAGGCCCGGCTATTATGGAACAAGAATAGGTATGTGATAGGAGAGAGTGCGAAGTTGCAGGCAATAGAACCAGATATGAACAAGAATGCAGATGTTACTGAGATACTAAGGGTTACTTTGCTAATCAAGAACGCAAAGATATCATATGAACTGCGAGAAACCGAACTCAACTCTGGTATATTTGCAGCTGAAATTCCATTCGTTTCTATCACAGGCACTATAGTTGGTAAAGAGGTGGGTGTCTCATATGGTGATACTGTTACTGCGTTGTATGAAGATACAACAGTTCCTGAATCGCAGAAAGGTGCTGCTAATTCTAGAGGTGTAATTTCAATAACGGCAAGTGTTCGTATAAGCGATACCGTAGAATTGGTAGGAGTGAATAGAGTGGTGCAGACTGACTATAAACTTGTAGATCAAAGGGGTAACACTGTTAC
Coding sequences within:
- a CDS encoding YkgJ family cysteine cluster protein, which codes for MQFKCVENCSDCCIYREYYPDKSHGKIGVLLLPSERERIMQLAKKLGKTLTVLPRIGVGSEYRNGKKIGPKNVIAYQLMGIKENGDLCPFLDTVSDERSPHGGYRCMIYENRPLACKAYPVINGGKEVQLDIKCRFCKSCSDSVDGVQHELEALASIQRMVYSDEEDLWRYATGIGNEEDASLIRKGWIPET
- a CDS encoding winged helix-turn-helix domain-containing protein, with product MVISYRNGIQIVGDVLRITNEFGLQGVNITLLLRKANLSYNRLSKLSQQLMSAGLLEEKMEEGKRLYLITEKGREYLKTYEQFESLATSFGLEL